Sequence from the Methanobrevibacter arboriphilus genome:
TTCTAAAATTATAAATTACATATTGAATTATATTATATTATGAAAATTGTCACAACACCTATGTGTGAAAAGATACTTGAATTTGTAGGGATAGTTGATTACAAAGTTAATAAAAATCCTGATAATGAAGATGGGGATTTAGCTATTATTTTATCTGAAAGCAATACTAAAATGGACTCATTAAAAATAAAATTAAATACTTTTTCCCAGATAAAAAATAGCATTATTCAAGTGTCTAAAATTAAAAATATTTTAAATAAACACTACAATTCAAATTCTTCAAAATTTAATTGGAATGAAATTGATTTTAGTTTTTATGAACCAACTTTAAACTCTCAAGAAATTAATGATATATTTTTAGAATATCCTTTAGCATCTGATTGGCTAGATATGAATAAAAAAAATGTTTTTCAAGAAAAAAACTCGAAAATAAATGTTGAAGTTTATTCATCTTTTCTTAAAGATATTATAATGGATATGGGCTTTAATATTGTTGATTTAGAAAGTAATAGTTCAAATATTGATTACATTATATTTCCAGATTATATGGATATAGACGAAGAAAACAAGAAATATGGGTTAATTTCTATTCCCACACATAATAATGTATCTAAAAATCCAATTAAACGAGCTGAGTTGAGATATTCTATTTTAAATAATTTAAAGAGTTAATATAATTTTAATGGTTTAATTTATTTTAATAATTAAATAAATTTTAATAAGTAGGTTTTAATAATTAAATTTTAATAATTAACCTTTAATAATTAAATAATTTTATAAATAATGATTGATAATATATTTTTATTGTAATGTATTTTTAAGGCTTTGATCTTTGATTATACATATATTTAATAATTATTTAATAATTATTGTTTGCTTAAATTATCGTTTGATTATATATTTTGAGATGACACTATGTATGAAACTTTAACTTATTCTGGAGGAGTCCATAAAAGTGAGGAAATTAGGGAGCTCATTGAAGATTTAGGAGGATTTATTCTTCAAGAAAATGTTCTTCAAATGGATTTAATTTTAAACATGGCAATTCCTATTGATGATGTTGATAAAATTAAAGAAAAAGCTAAAGAATTGCTAGGTAAAATTTCTGTTGCTCCAATGGCTGGTTGTGAAATAGCTATAGTGTCTCCGACTCTTGCAAGACATCATTTGCCTCATGCAGCATGTGATATTTCTGAATATCTTAGACGTTTTGGTGCTAAGGATAACATGATTGGACTTGCTCGTGGTGCTGGAAAAGGTACTGCAGGAATTACAGAATATGAAAAAAGGTTAATTGAAGAGCATGATATAGTTATATATGCACTTGGTAGCTTTAAACAATGTATTATGGATAAAACTTTCTTATTTGATGATATTGATATTCCAGTGATTGTTACAGGAGCTCCTGAAATTGATATTAATGATCTTCCTGGTGCTGATGAATATGTTAGTGGATTAGGTAGGATCCCTAGAAGATTAAAGCGAGGAGAGAATATAAGGGCTCTTAGAAAACTTGTTGAAGTTGTTGAAGATGTTTTAGATAAAAAAAGAAAGAATATTGCATTGGACCCCCCATTAGCTCCTTCTATACTAGTTAAAAATGCTATTGAAAATCAAGTTCCTGCTATATCAGAAATTATTTCTCCAACACCAGTTACAAGTCAACTTGATGGTGT
This genomic interval carries:
- a CDS encoding methanogenesis marker 7 protein encodes the protein MYETLTYSGGVHKSEEIRELIEDLGGFILQENVLQMDLILNMAIPIDDVDKIKEKAKELLGKISVAPMAGCEIAIVSPTLARHHLPHAACDISEYLRRFGAKDNMIGLARGAGKGTAGITEYEKRLIEEHDIVIYALGSFKQCIMDKTFLFDDIDIPVIVTGAPEIDINDLPGADEYVSGLGRIPRRLKRGENIRALRKLVEVVEDVLDKKRKNIALDPPLAPSILVKNAIENQVPAISEIISPTPVTSQLDGVRVKLDYDKYNEEISNVMVNDKRLGEIADIKKSQMYDYILVKLLSESAIV